A genomic region of Oryza glaberrima chromosome 1, OglaRS2, whole genome shotgun sequence contains the following coding sequences:
- the LOC127766927 gene encoding uncharacterized protein LOC127766927 produces MDPISIEKIRAMSKCSNCKRQHQMILPALAFSMVATFVLLLLVTSPVWVPRLCSLMAFFFLTTLPDLAMAFLLSPKCLFVVGNLIVAFLVGESRLAPRGEPASSSVNEIHDEHVKRNAAISAKAVTAVVAIDQNAHVGELGEEEEEEEEEEEEEEEGEEEELHQRVEDFIARVKKQRRMEDKSMFDTDR; encoded by the coding sequence ATGGATCCAATCAGCATAGAGAAGATCAGGGCCATGAGCAAGTGCAGCAACTGCAAGAGGCAGCATCAGATGATCCTCCCTGCCCTGGCATTCTCCATGGTTGCCACCTTTGTTCTTCTCCTGCTGGTGACCAGCCCTGTCTGGGTCCCAAGGCTGTGCTCACtcatggccttcttcttcctcaccacCCTCCCTGACCTTGCCATGGCCTTCCTCCTCAGCCCCAAGTGCCTCTTCGTCGTCGGCAACCTCATCGTCGCCTTCCTCGTCGGCGAGTCTAGGCTCGCCCCGAGGGGGGAGCCGGCATCGTCGTCGGTGAATGAGATACATGACGAACATGTTAAGAGGAACGCCGCGATAAGCGCAAAGGCGGTGACCGCGGTTGTGGCCATTGATCAGAATGCTCATGTTGGAGAAttgggggaagaagaggaagaagaagaagaggaggaagaggaagaagaagagggggaggaagaagagctgCACCAGAGAGTAGAGGACTTCATTGCAAGGGTCAAGAAGCAGAGGAGAATGGAGGACAAGAGCATGTTTGACACTGATCGATGA
- the LOC127760711 gene encoding uncharacterized WD repeat-containing protein C17D11.16-like, protein MISAISWVPRGAAKLVPVEAEPPTQEEIDEAIKAIAQHTEGGSDADEDADDGEENGNMEVDAAADEEEEEVDEVAQAKAAAKALAKGAVDDVADELKELNMDNYDEEEEGLEIFSSGQGDLYYASNDLDPYLKNNDEDDDDEEIEDMTIKPTDLMVVCAYNEDDVNSLQVNLLEETEDGDLNMFVHHEVPLADFPLCTAWMDFNLKGGDKGNFVAVGTMDPAIEIWDLDIVDEVQPHMVLGGHSKKKKKVKGKKAKKYKKGSHRSSVLGLAWNKEVRNVLASASADKTVKIWDVSVGKCAVTLEHHDDKVQSVAWSRQSPEVLLSGSFDKSVAMNDMKDGGQSCNKWSVEADVESLAWDPHNEHSFMVSLENGMVQAFDKRTASSNSNSGRPTFTLHAHEKAVSSISFSPSTPNFLATGSTDKMVKLWDLSNNQPSCIASLNPKLGAIFSVSFSNDSPFLLASGGSKGKLKVWNTLTEPAVANKFGK, encoded by the exons ATGATCTCCGCGATATCGTGGGTGCCCAGGGGCGCCGCCAAGCTCGTCCCCGTCGAGGCGGAGCCGCCCACGCAGGAGGAGATCGACGAGGCCATCAAGGCCATCGCCCAGCACACGGA AGGTGGgagcgacgccgacgaggacgccgacgacggcgaggagaatGGCAACATGGAggtcgatgccgccgccgatgaggaggaggaggaggtagacGAGGTCGCGCAGGCAAAGGCCGCGGCCAAGGCGCTCGCTAAGGGCGCTGTCGAtgacgtcgccgacgagctcaaGGAGCTCAACATGGACAActacgacgaggaggaggaag GTCTCGAGATTTTCAGCTCCGGCCAAGGGGACTTGTACTATGCTAGCAACGACCTGGACCCCTATCTCAAGAACAATGAT GAGGATGACGATGATGAAGAGATTGAAGACATGACTATCAAACCTACTGATTTGATGGTAGTTTGTGCATATAATGAGGATGATGTCAATTCGCTGCAG GTAAATTTACTTGAAGAAACAGAAGACGGTGATCTAAATATGTTTGTGCACCATGAGGTGCCTCTAGCTGATTTTCCGTTGTGCACAGCATGGATGGATTTTAACCTTAAGGGTGGCGACAAAG GGAATTTCGTAGCTGTTGGCACCATGGATCCTGCAATTGAAATTTGGGACCTGGATATA GTCGATGAAGTTCAACCTCACATGGTGCTAGGAGGACattcaaaaaagaagaaaaaagtaaAGGGCAAAAAG GCAAAAAAGTACAAGAAGGGAAGTCATAGAAGTTCTGTGCTTGGTCTTGCATGGAACAAGGAGGTGAG GAATGTTCTAGCTAGTGCAAGTGCAGACAAAACTGTTAAGATTTGGGATGTATCTGTTGGCAAATGTGCAGTCACATTGGAACATCATGATGACAAG GTTCAATCTGTTGCTTGGAGCCGACAGTCGCCTGAAGTTCTTCTAAGCGGATCGTTCGATAAATCAGTTGCCATG AATGACATGAAAGATGGTGGACAGAGTTGTAATAAATGGTCTGTTGAAGCAGATGTAGAAAGCTTAGCTTGGGATCCGCATAATGAGCACTCCTTCATG GTTAGTCTTGAAAATGGGATGGTTCAAGCATTTGATAAGCGGACAGCctcatcaaattcaaattctggTCGTCCCACGTTTACTCTGCACGCACACGAGAAGGCTGTATCTTCCATCTCCTTCAGTCCATCTACCCCAAAT TTTCTTGCGACAGGCTCGACTGACAAAATG GTGAAGCTATGGGATTTATCAAACAACCAGCCATCGTGCATCGCCTCTCTGAATCCAAAACTC GGAGCTATTTTCTCGGTATCATTTTCGAATGACAGTCCCTTCTTGTTGGCCAGCGGAGGATCAAAAGGGAAATTAAAA GTCTGGAACACACTAACGGAACCGGCTGTAGCTAATAAATTCGGGAAATAG
- the LOC127752548 gene encoding transcription factor TCP20-like: MDPKFPPPPPLNKTEPTTTTTTNQQHHHDEQQQQHRLQIQVHPQQQEQQDGGGGGGKDQQQQQQMQVVVAAAAGERRMQGLGPKRSSNKDRHTKVDGRGRRIRMPALCAARIFQLTRELGHKSDGETVQWLLQQAEPAIVAATGTGTIPASALASVAPSLPSPNSALSRSHHHHHHMWAAAPPTAPAGFAGAGFSGADSGVIGGIMQRMGIPAGIELQGGGAGGLGGGGGGGGGHIGFAPMFAGHAAAAAAMPGLELGLSQDGHIGVLAAQSLSQFYHQVGAAGQLQHQHQHHHQQQQQQQQEDGEDDRDDGESDEESGQ, from the coding sequence ATGGACCCCAAattccccccacccccaccgctAAACAAAACggagcccaccaccaccaccaccaccaaccagCAGCATCACCacgatgagcagcagcagcagcatcgccTCCAGATTCAAGTTCATCctcagcagcaggagcagcaggatggaggtggaggaggagggaaggatcagcagcagcagcagcagatgcaggtggtggttgcggcggcggcgggggagaggaggatgcAGGGGCTAGGGCCGAAGCGGAGCTCGAACAAGGACCGCCACACCAAGGTGgacgggcgggggcggcggatccggatGCCGGCGCTGTGCGCCGCCCGGATCTTCCAGCTCACGCGGGAGCTCGGCCACAAGTCCGACGGCGAGACCGTCCAGTGGCTGCTCCAGCAGGCGGAGccggccatcgtcgccgccacggGGACCGGGACCATCCCGGCGTCCGCGCTCGCCTCCgtcgccccctccctcccttcccccaACTCCGCCCTCTCCAggtcgcaccaccaccaccaccacatgtGGGCGGCAGCGCCGCCCACGGCGCCCGCCGGGTTCGCCGGTGCAGGGTTCTCCGGCGCCGACTCCGGGGTGATCGGCGGGATCATGCAGCGGATGGGGATCCCCGCCGGGATCGAGCTCCAGGGCGGGGGAGCGGGGGggttggggggtgggggtggcggcggcggcggccacatcGGGTTCGCGCCCATGTTCGccggccacgcggcggcggcggcggccatgccggGGCTAGAGCTAGGGCTCTCGCAGGACGGCCACATCGGCGTGCTCGCCGCGCAGTCGCTCAGCCAGTTCTACCACCAGGTCGGCGCCGCCGGTCAGctgcagcaccagcaccagcatcaccatcagcagcagcagcagcagcagcaggaggacggggaggacgaccgcgacgacggcgagtccGATGAGGAGTCCGGGCAGTAG